From Aspergillus fumigatus Af293 chromosome 5, whole genome shotgun sequence, a single genomic window includes:
- a CDS encoding questin oxidase family protein, with protein sequence MHTVLDQAPPDTSKYKTTSLAEVFEKVRQDPRLDDLFSEPGIANLDVLSQEQNIAVVLEHWNAWEITDLVAQFEECCDLAVVLALSNGNRRDSFDFFNAHIMTVAHALRVLWHYVPTDRRASILKQYALFGIMTYICQLRPRFSLDWIDAVEVDGRDWNWVVETALAHKWALDAHFFKVVRAPKVFQETFGRKDDFYLKAAIKYVTEFAGWEGYGQGVAGFIPSRDGYRPE encoded by the coding sequence ATGCATACCGTCCTTGACCAGGCACCACCTGACACATCGAAGTATAAAACGACCTCTCTGGCCGAGGTCTTTGAGAAAGTGCGGCAGGATCCACGCCTGGACGACCTGTTCTCCGAGCCTGGCATAGCCAACCTCGACGTCCTTTCCCAGGAGCAAAACATCGCTGTCGTGCTGGAACACTGGAACGCGTGGGAAATCACTGACCTTGTAGCCCAGTTTGAGGAATGCTGCGACCTGGCCGTCGTGCTGGCCCTGAGCAATGGGAACCGGCGGGACTCGTTTGACTTTTTCAATGCTCACATCATGACTGTGGCCCACGCGTTGCGAGTGTTGTGGCATTATGTCCCCACCGATCGCCGCGCCTCGATCTTGAAACAGTATGCCCTCTTCGGAATCATGACCTATATCTGCCAGTTGCGGCCCCGCTTCTCCCTCGATTGGATCGACGCCGTCGAGGTAGATGGCCGGGACTGGAATTGGGTGGTTGAGACCGCATTGGCGCACAAGTGGGCGCTGGATGCCCATTTCTTCAAAGTGGTGCGGGCTCCGAAGGTCTTCCAGGAGACGTTTGGTCGTAAGGATGACTTTTACCTCAAAGCAGCCATCAAGTATGTGACTGAATTCGCTGGATGGGAGGGATACGGCCAGGGTGTTGCGGGTTTCATTCCAAGCCGAGATGGATATAGACCCGAGTGA
- a CDS encoding type I glyceraldehyde-3-phosphate dehydrogenase, whose product MTVKVGINGFGRIGRIVFRNSFSHDELEVVAVNDPFIDPKYAQYMLKYDSTHGRFEHEISQDEGSLTIQGRKVKFYAEKDPARIPWHETGAEYIIESTGVFTTVDKAKAHLRGGAKKVVISAPSADAPMYVMGVNEEKYDGTADVVSNASCTTNAIAPLVKVINEKFGFTAIHAYTATQKLVDGPSSKDWRGGRAAAENIIPSSTGAAKAVGKVIPELQGKVTGMAMRVPTSDVSVIDLTCRIEKSATYEEIVAAIKEAAHGPLKGILTYTEDDIVSKDIIGNPHSSIFDIKAGISLNANFVKLVSWYDNEWGYSRRVLDLVAHIASVDARE is encoded by the exons ATGACGGTGAAAGTTGGCATCAACGGATTCGGCCGGATCGGTCGCATTGTCTTTCGCAATTCCTTCTCCCATGACGAACTCGAGGTTGTTGCTGTCAACGACCCATTTATCGATCCCAAGTATGCA CAATACATGCTCAAATATGATTCCACCCACGGCCGCTTCGAGCACGAAATCTCCCAGGACGAAGGCTCTCTCACCATCCAAGGGCGCAAGGTGAAGTTCTACGCCGAGAAAGACCCCGCCCGCATTCCCTGGCACGAAACTGGAGCCGAGTACATCATCGAGTCCACCGGCGTCTTCACGACGGTCGACAAAGCCAAAGCACATCTTCGCGGCGGAGCCAAAAAAGTCGTCATCTCGGCTCCGTCCGCTGATGCCCCGATGTACGTGATGGGGGTCAACGAGGAGAAATACGACGGCACGGCGGACGTGGTGTCCAACGCATCGTGCACCACGAACGCTATCGCTCCCTTGGTCAAGGTTATCAATGAGAAGTTCGGCTTC ACTGCTATCCATGCGTACACCGCGACGCAGAAGCTGGTTGATGGGCCTTCGTCCAAGGACTGGAGGGGTGGGCGTGCAGCCGCGGAGAATATCATACCCAGCAGTACTGGTGCCGCGAAGGCGGTTGGTAAGGTGATCCCGGAGCTGCAGGGTAAGGTCACTGGCATGGCTATGCGGGTGCCAACCTCGGATGTCTCCGTCATTGATTTGACGTGCCGGATTGAGAAGAGTGCGACCTATGAGGAGATCGTGGCGGCGATCAAGGAGGCTGCTCATGGGCCTCTTAAGG GTATCCTGACCTATACCGAGGATGATATTGTATCCAAGGACATAATCGGAAACCCACACTCGTCCATCTTCGATATCAAGGCTGGTATCTCGCTGAATGCCAATTTCGTGAAGTTGGTGAGCTGGTACGACAATGAGTGGGGATATAGTCGTCGAGTGCTGGATCTGGTGGCCCATATCGCCAGTGTCGATGCTCGAGAGTGA
- a CDS encoding putative C6 transcription factor: protein MPPALAVRLTCQACTRRKVKCDKKSPCTNCLKHGITCVVVERPRWPRGRSGNQAISREQDLSDRVAKLEQLIEGLSHSKRGTGNGSSSGGENTIPSSGRSPKSPSERAQTTEDLFHLQPSVIRQSADSRERHPENHPELPSEPVRRRILVDIFLRQVDPILKVLHRPSLCAYLLEGKPYLDYAPEHPVPAALASAVFYMASSSLAEDQCLALLAERKETVLARYNDETMTALARVDFLVTNHLTVLQAFVLSLVAARTHDHSRKVWTMLSVALRIAQALSLHMTDPPFPVTPFEREMRRRLWHVIGWLDLEASLNRGSESMMRSAWIQTHSLTNINDDDFGCDSEDPLPAAQRGPTEATLLILFAHGQCALRALDLSHFAEPGITDIQERQQTVDHFRRTTKELLAGCDPENVPFHWFSIQIQEQISAVLQLIALRPLQRSPTFVPAELPAPQMLALAADILERRQRIFNDPRGQPWRWFGLLFFPWHALVVAMTEVCVCTDRLVMDRYWPTVERSYDLFQKQAVGTHYDWLSASMDSLMNNARAARQKVVDSDAPGLQAPDSHLYMDMASLERPLLPESLPPVPDAALAPEGLTLLPDQEISAWAQYGEFTDRFDELHAIFNSGLTWR from the exons ATGCCTCCCGCGTTGGCTGTCCGCTTAACCTGCCAGGCCTGCACGCGCCGCAAAGTAAAATGTGACAAGAAGAGCCCTTGCACCAACTGTCTAAAGCATGGGATTACATGTGTGGTGGTTGAGAGGCCGCGGTGGCCACGCGGCCGGTCCGGAAACCAGGCAATAAGCCGAGAGCAAGATCTGAGCGATCGTGTAGCGAAGCTAGAGCAGTTGATAGAGGGCCTTAGCCACTCCAAGAGAGGAACGGGAAATGGGTCCAGCAGCGGTGGCGAGAATACGATACCTAGCAGCGGACGATCGCCAAAATCACCGTCAGAAAGGGCGCAGACAACCGAAGACTTGTTTCATTTGCAGCCG TCGGTGATCCGACAATCGGCCGACAGCCGAGAACGGCACCCAGAGAATCACCCCGAGCTACCTTCGGAACCAGTGCGTCGGAGGATACTCGTCGACATCTTTCTTCGTCAGGTCGACCCGATTTTGAAGGTCTTGCACCGGCCGTCTCTGTGTGCCTATCTCCTGGAGGGAAAGCCCTACCTGGACTATGCTCCGGAGCATCCGGTCCCTGCGGCTCTGGCCTCTGCCGTGTTCTATATGGCCAGCTCAAGCTTGGCTGAAGATCAATGTCTCGCTCTGCTTGCCGAGAGGAAAGAGACGGTCCTGGCAAGATACAACGATGAAACCATGACAGCCCTCGCTAGGGTCGACTTTCTGGTTACGAATCATTTGACTGTATTGCAGGCATTTGTCCTGTCTTTG GTGGCTGCAAGAACCCACGATCACAGCCGAAAGGTCTGGACAATGCTCAGCGTAGCTCTTCGCATCGCACAAGCACTTTCGCTGCACATGACCGATCCCCCATTTCCAGTCACGCCGTTTGAACGCGAGATGCGTCGCCGCTTGTGGCATGTAATCGGCTGGTTGGACCTGGAGGCATCGCTGAACCGCGGATCGGAAAGCATGATGCGGTCTGCCTGGATTCAGACACACTCGCTCACCAACATCAATGATGACGACTTTGGATGCGACTCGGAGGATCCCTTACCCGCTGCGCAACGCGGGCCAACGGAGGCGACCCTTCTGATCCTGTTTGCGCATGGCCAATGCGCTCTACGGGCCTTGGATTTATCCCACTTTGCTGAACCAGGCATCACCGACATCCAGGAGCGACAGCAGACGGTGGACCACTTCCGTCGTACCAcgaaggagctgctggctGGCTGTGACCCCGAAAATGTTCCTTTCCATTGGTTCTCTATCCAGATACAGGAGCAGATATCGGCTGTCCTGCAACTTATCGCCCTCCGCCCACTCCAGAGGAGTCCGACCTTTGTCCCTGCAGAGCTACCGGCGCCTCAAATGCTCGCTCTCGCAGCCGACATTCTAGAGCGACGTCAGAGAATTTTCAACGATCCGCGAGGACAACCCTGGCGCTGGTTCGGGCTGTTATTCTTTCCCTGGCATGCGCTGGTGGTCGCCATGACCGAGGTCTGCGTCTGTACGGACCGATTGGTGATGGACAGATACTGGCCTACGGTGGAGCGCAGCTATGACCTCTTTCAGAAGCAGGCGGTTGGGACACACTATGACTGGCTTTCGGCGTCAATGGACAGTCTGATGAACAACGCGCGAGCTGCGCGACAAAAGGTGGTTGACTCCGACGCGCCAGGGCTTCAAGCGCCCGATTCCCACCTCTATATGGACATGGCGTCTCTCGAGCGCCCCCTACTGCCGGAGTCTCTGCCACCTGTGCCTGACGCGGCTTTAGCCCCGGAGGGGCTCACGCTACTACCGGACCAGGAGATCAGCGCCTGGGCGCAGTATGGGGAGTTCACCGACCGCTTTGATGAGCTGCATGCAATATTTAACAGTGGGCTAACCTGGCGTTGA
- a CDS encoding N-terminal protein methyltransferase, whose translation MSSPTVSAKLEGSKEQSKSAPDSRIDHAASLKYWNDVPATSNGMLAMLGDYPWYSRIDLRGSRAFLAKVRRLLPSCSTEGKLKLAVDCGAGVGRITEGFLSHVCEVVDVVEPVAKFTEVVRNSSLKKDGTVGDIYTVGLENWYPEKKYDLIWTQWCVGHLTDAQLLEYVKRCRAALTETGIMVVKENQSTDINGEDMFDEVDSSVTRTDEKFKKIFKEAGMTVFLSEIQTGFPKNFRLLPVRSYALRPNS comes from the coding sequence ATGTCGTCTCCTACAGTGTCGGCAAAGCTTGAAGGCTCGAAGGAGCAGTCCAAATCGGCTCCGGATTCCAGGATCGATCATGCGGCCTCGTTGAAGTATTGGAACGATGTCCCTGCTACCTCCAACGGCATGCTGGCCATGCTCGGCGATTATCCGTGGTATTCCCGCATTGACCTACGAGGATCACGGGCCTTCTTGGCCAAAGTGCGTCGGCTTTTACCATCCTGCAGCACAGAAGGCAAGCTCAAACTGGCGGTGGATTGTGGTGCCGGAGTCGGACGGATAACGGAAGGGTTTCTCAGTCATGTCTGCGAGGTTGTGGATGTGGTCGAACCGGTCGCGAAATTCACCGAGGTCGTGCGCAACAGCTCCCTGAAGAAGGATGGTACTGTTGGGGATATCTACACTGTGGGGCTTGAGAACTGGTATCCGGAGAAGAAGTACGATTTGATCTGGACGCAGTGGTGTGTGGGACATCTGACGGACGCGCAATTGCTTGAATATGTGAAACGATGTCGGGCCGCCTTGACAGAGACTGGCATTATGGTGGTCAAGGAGAACCAATCTACGGATATCAACGGGGAGGACATGTTCGATGAGGTGGACAGCAGCGTCACCAGGACCGATGAGAAGTTCAAGAAGATCTTTAAGGAAGCTGGAATGACCGTCTTCCTCTCGGAGATTCAGACGGGGTTCCCGAAAAATTTCAGGCTCTTGCCGGTCAGATCGTACGCGTTACGGCCCAATAGCTGA
- a CDS encoding putative oxidoreductase, short-chain dehydrogenase/reductase family yields MTLSGCVVVVAGASKGIGRAIVLRAAADGASVVINYMSDVKGANALVAQIGSDRAIAVRADISKTAEVDELIEATVARFGRIDVLVPNAAYVPESDLRSVTEEDFDRAFAVNVKGPCFLAKAGAPRISLEFGTHAEILPSSQKALPYMQPGSTIIFISTDLTDASSVPPHFLLYVSTKGAMNQMVKVLARDLAGAGIRVNAVSPGATSTASFHKAMDETRVQMIASHNPFNRIAEPDEIAAAVSLLWGKDSGWISGQVLRANSGGIV; encoded by the coding sequence ATGACCTTATCTGGCTGTGTGGTCGTCGTTGCCGGTGCATCCAAGGGCATTGGCAGAGCCATCGTCCTGCGTGCGGCCGCCGACGGAGCCAGCGTGGTCATCAACTACATGTCCGACGTCAAGGGCGCCAACGCCCTGGTCGCTCAGATTGGAAGTGATCGTGCCATTGCCGTGCGGGCGGACATCTCCAAGACCGCGGAGGTTGACGAACTTATTGAAGCCACAGTAGCTCGGTTCGGGCGGATCGACGTCCTGGTCCCCAACGCGGCCTATGTGCCCGAGAGCGACCTGCGGAGTGTCActgaggaggactttgaccGCGCCTTTGCTGTCAACGTCAAAGGGCCTTGTTTCCTTGCGAAGGCTGGTGCACCCCGCATAAGTCTAGAGTTTGGAACCCATGCTGAAATTCTACCCTCCTCGCAGAAAGCCTTGCCTTACATGCAGCCGGGGAGTACGATAATCTTCATCTCGACGGACCTTACCGATGCGTCTTCGGTGCCACCACATTTCCTTCTTTACGTATCCACCAAGGGCGCAATGAACCAGATGGTCAAGGTCCTGGCGCGGGACCTAGCGGGCGCGGGAATCCGCGTCAATGCCGTTTCCCCAGGTGCAACGAGCACAGCGTCCTTTCACAAGGCCATGGACGAGACCCGGGTACAGATGATTGCGAGTCATAACCCGTTCAACCGGATCGCGGAGCCGGATGAGATTGCCGCAGCGGTTAGTTTGCTGTGGGGGAAGGATAGTGGTTGGATTTCGGGTCAGGTTCTGAGAGCCAACAGTGGTGGTATCGTCTGA
- a CDS encoding putative MFS monosaccharide transporter has product MFQVKISSSVSIMAIFPLTRYTAHMGASGLTLNFLVAGIATCAFWLFGYDMSVMGGLITEESFTSVFPEMKDANIQGIVIASFELGALAGALACLDLGDRLGRRLTVWFGMLFMLVGGTLQTSAWALSQLTVGRVLSGIGLGLQVATIPSWQSECAKAHSRGRWVMIEGGLQTFGVACGQLVGYGFFFVKGQAQWRAPVGIQLIPALIVFVFINFLPESPRWLIKHGLVEEGAYNLSKLRNLPLDHPELMFERDAIIASFEAQSELAPFSYREMLRNGKTKMFHRVAIGFFMQSAQQLSGINLVSTYANKILQESFGLAASTSHLIAAMGGLEYAVCSLLSVFLIEGLGRRRAFLWTTVGMSSCFAVIAGLQSTDSRTCQLTAAGFLFLFNTFFGLAWVGGPFLYSAEIAPLRCRAQANAFASAGNWLFCFVVVMIIPPAFQNIGWKTDVIFAAGGDPVEKEKTMPYNIPIEEARRILGLAESPSIAEVLYHDAKPSV; this is encoded by the exons ATGTTCCAAGTCAAAATCTCGTCATCCGTCTCAATCATGGCCATCTTCCCATTGACCAGATACACAGCCCACATGGGCGCGTCCGGTCTGACGCTCAACTTTCTCGTCGCAGGCATTGCAACATGTGCGTTTTGGCTTTTTGGCTACGACATGAGCGTTATG GGTGGTCTCATTACCGAAGAGTCCTTCACGTCCGTTTTTCCTGAGATGAAAGACGCCAACATCCAGGGTATCGTGATCGCCTCTTTTGAACTTGGTGCTCTTGCCGGTGCCCTCGCGTGCTTGGACCTGGGCGATCGCCTCGGTCGTCGGCTGACCGTTTGGTTCGGCATGCTCTTCATGTTGGTCGGCGGCACGCTACAGACCAGTGCCTGGGCGCTATCTCAGCTGACGGTTGGTCGCGTCCTCAGCGGCATCGGGCTCGGGTTACAGGTAGCCACGATCCCCTCATGGCAGTCTGAGTGTGCGAAAGCGCATAGTCGCGGGCGTTGGGTCATGATTGAGGGTGGTCTACAGACATTCGGCGTCGCCTGTGGCCAACTTGTTGGCTATGGGTTTTTCTTTGTAAAGGGACAAGCACAATGGCGTGCCCCCGTCGGCATCCAGCTCATTCCGGCCTTGATCGTCTTTGTTTTCATCAATTTCCTTCCCGAGTCCCCTCGCTGGTTGATCAAGCACGGTCTGGTTGAAGAG GGCGCGTACAACCTGTCCAAGCTCCGAAACCTGCCCCTCGACCACCCGGAGCTGATGTTTGAACGCGATGCCATCATTGCCTCTTTCGAAGCGCAGAGCGAACTCGCTCCGTTCTCCTATAGAGAGATGCTGCGCAACGGGAAGACCAAGATGTTCCATCGCGTCGCCATTGGATTCTTCATGCAATCTGCGCAGCAATTGTCCGGAATCAACTTGGTCTCGACATACGCCAACAAGATTCTGCAGGAGTCATTCGGCCTCGCGGCCAGCACATCCCACCTCATCGCTGCCATGGGAGGGCTGGAGTATGCCGTATGCTCGCTTCTGTCCGTTTTCCTCATCGAAGGTCTTGGACGCCGTCGCGCCTTTCTGTGGACTACCGTCGGCATGTCCAGCTGCTTTGCTGTGATCGCCGGGCTTCAAAGCACGGATTCGCGCACCTGTCAACTGACCGCTGCTGGATTCCTGTTTCTCTTCAATACCTTCTTTGGCCTGGCCTGGGTGGGAGGACCCTTTCTGTACAGCGCCGAGATTGCGCCGCTGCGATGCCGCGCCCAGGCCAACGCCTTTGCCAGCGCTGGCAACTGGTTGTTTTGCTTTGTGGTGGTCATGATCATCCCCCCTGCTTTCCAGAACATCGGCTGGAAGACG GACGTCATCTTCGCTGCGGGTGGTGACCCAGTcgaaaaggagaagacgatGCCGTACAATATACCTATTGAGGAGGCCCGGAGGATCCTTGGTCTTGCTGAGAGCCCCAGTATTGCTGAAGTTTTATATCACGACGCGAAGCCGTCTGTTTGA